In the genome of Carnobacterium pleistocenium FTR1, one region contains:
- a CDS encoding osmoprotectant ABC transporter substrate-binding protein, whose product MKKIQKIAALFLTATVLSSCSLPGLGSGFNEEGITITGGSTTEQQIIGYIVEGMVEHYIDIDAQIVNNLGSSSLNHQALVGGDANIASIKYTGTSLTGELGQDPITDPEKALELVVAGFDDEFDQKWFPSYGFANTYAFMVTQELADQYDLVTISDLEDIASELDAGVDTSWIQREGDGYDAFLNTYGFDFNRVYPMQVGLVYNALQAGEMDVVLGYSTDGRIRSYDLVVLEDDRQLFPPYDASPVATFEVLEAYPELNEVLLKLQNSITDEEMQELNYISDNNLIEPKVVADDFLEENNYFEAVEVMEGGEQ is encoded by the coding sequence ATGAAGAAAATTCAAAAAATTGCTGCCCTTTTTCTGACAGCAACAGTATTAAGCAGTTGCTCGTTACCAGGGTTAGGTAGTGGATTTAATGAAGAAGGAATCACGATTACAGGTGGTTCAACGACAGAACAGCAAATTATTGGTTATATTGTTGAAGGAATGGTTGAGCATTACATTGACATAGATGCTCAAATCGTAAATAATTTAGGCTCATCTTCTTTAAATCATCAAGCTTTAGTTGGTGGAGATGCCAATATAGCCTCAATAAAATACACAGGAACTTCTTTAACTGGTGAGCTAGGACAAGATCCAATTACTGATCCTGAAAAAGCATTGGAACTTGTAGTAGCTGGATTTGATGATGAATTTGACCAAAAATGGTTTCCGTCATATGGTTTTGCAAATACGTATGCCTTTATGGTGACACAAGAACTCGCGGATCAATATGACTTAGTTACCATTAGCGATTTAGAAGATATAGCTAGTGAATTAGATGCGGGAGTAGATACATCTTGGATTCAACGTGAAGGAGACGGTTATGATGCTTTTTTAAACACGTATGGTTTCGATTTTAATCGTGTTTATCCTATGCAAGTTGGGCTAGTCTATAATGCCTTGCAAGCCGGAGAGATGGATGTGGTATTAGGATATTCAACTGATGGTCGTATTAGAAGTTATGACTTAGTTGTATTGGAAGATGATAGACAGTTATTTCCACCATATGATGCAAGCCCGGTTGCGACCTTCGAAGTATTAGAAGCTTATCCTGAATTAAATGAAGTTTTATTGAAATTACAAAACTCTATAACAGATGAAGAAATGCAAGAATTAAACTATATTTCAGATAATAATTTAATTGAACCTAAAGTTGTAGCAGATGATTTTTTAGAAGAAAATAATTACTTTGAAGCAGTTGAAGTAATGGAAGGGGGCGAACAATAA
- a CDS encoding ABC transporter permease produces MAQMSLWEQLFYYFSENGLYIWSQFLRHFLISIYGVLFAGIIGVPLGFWISRHGKLADWVIGAANVIQTIPSLAMLSILMLGLGLGVNTVITTVFLYSLLPIIKNTYAGVQSVDENILDSGKGMGMTRWQLTYMVELPLALSVIMAGIRNAMVVGIGVTAIGTFIGAGGLGDIITRGVNVTDGGAIILAGAIPTALMAVISDLALGWIEKKLDPTKNNKRLS; encoded by the coding sequence ATGGCACAAATGAGTTTATGGGAACAATTATTTTATTACTTCTCAGAAAATGGTCTATATATTTGGAGTCAATTTCTTCGCCACTTCTTGATATCGATTTACGGTGTGCTTTTTGCCGGAATTATTGGCGTTCCTCTTGGGTTCTGGATTTCTCGTCATGGGAAATTAGCAGACTGGGTAATAGGGGCTGCTAACGTGATTCAAACGATTCCTTCATTAGCAATGTTGTCTATTTTAATGTTAGGCCTTGGTTTAGGTGTAAATACTGTTATTACAACCGTATTTCTCTATTCATTATTGCCAATCATTAAAAATACCTATGCAGGAGTTCAAAGCGTAGATGAAAATATTTTAGACTCAGGTAAAGGAATGGGGATGACAAGATGGCAGTTAACCTACATGGTTGAACTTCCGTTAGCTTTATCTGTTATCATGGCTGGGATTCGTAATGCTATGGTAGTCGGTATTGGTGTAACGGCAATTGGGACCTTTATTGGTGCCGGTGGTTTAGGTGATATTATTACTCGAGGAGTAAATGTAACCGATGGAGGAGCTATTATTCTTGCAGGTGCAATTCCAACTGCATTGATGGCAGTGATTAGTGATTTGGCATTAGGATGGATCGAGAAAAAATTAGATCCAACAAAAAACAATAAAAGATTGTCCTAA
- a CDS encoding DegV family protein: MDYKIIADSCCDLPLAFIKNNDIEIIKLMINLEGKDLLDDMGESFDRDAFFEALKNGAKATSSQVNIGTFIEVFKKYVVKGQPVIFLGLSSALSGSYNNAVAAVEMLKETYEQVNITIIDSKAACLGEGLLVYEAVNRKKEGQSLAEVVTWIEDNKMKLHSWVTVDDIKHLERSGRISSVSATLGSVLNVKPIIVINEKGGLVPFAKVRGRKKSLHYLINKTIEGMVNPEDQTIFIGHVGVPEEAEWIKNEIESKIKVKDIQIHPYGPTIATHTGFGSVALFSFGKTRK, translated from the coding sequence ATGGATTATAAAATTATTGCAGATTCATGTTGTGATTTGCCTTTAGCTTTTATAAAAAATAACGATATCGAAATTATAAAGTTAATGATCAATCTTGAAGGAAAAGATCTTCTAGATGATATGGGAGAAAGCTTTGATAGAGATGCTTTTTTTGAGGCTTTAAAAAATGGTGCGAAAGCTACCAGTTCTCAAGTTAATATTGGAACATTTATAGAAGTCTTCAAAAAATATGTTGTTAAAGGACAACCTGTGATATTTTTAGGTTTATCTTCAGCTTTAAGTGGTTCGTACAATAATGCCGTAGCAGCTGTAGAAATGCTGAAAGAAACGTATGAACAAGTAAATATAACGATTATTGATAGTAAAGCTGCTTGCTTGGGAGAAGGACTTTTAGTGTATGAAGCTGTAAATAGAAAAAAAGAAGGTCAATCTTTAGCAGAAGTTGTAACCTGGATAGAAGACAATAAAATGAAACTTCATTCATGGGTAACAGTTGATGATATTAAACATCTTGAACGTAGTGGAAGAATTTCGTCTGTCTCCGCAACACTTGGAAGTGTTCTAAATGTTAAACCTATTATCGTTATAAATGAAAAAGGTGGTTTAGTTCCTTTTGCTAAAGTTAGAGGAAGAAAAAAATCATTACACTACTTAATTAATAAAACCATTGAGGGTATGGTGAACCCTGAGGATCAAACTATCTTTATTGGTCATGTTGGTGTCCCAGAAGAAGCTGAATGGATCAAAAACGAAATCGAATCAAAAATAAAGGTGAAAGATATACAAATACACCCTTATGGCCCTACAATTGCGACACATACTGGATTTGGATCGGTTGCACTATTCTCATTTGGGAAAACAAGAAAATAA
- a CDS encoding V-type ATP synthase subunit I: MAIAKMKQMTLLAEQGNKDSLLKAVQELQRLELVELSTLEEPELLEYYSTDTAPQKRVIYEEKLKEIQGVLLFLKQHIAKPGMIEKLKKGREEYTLEDLEQYVANSDLKQTITELEKNEKRLVELDQMKKNLNEKEEFFRKWQNMNFNPNDLKSFQLMYGTVGSIASGNVESFEEAVAAVENSYFKKIFHYKDEASYLILVPSNLASLTEEVFDQFQLSRLVYPYKMHPQDELKTALKEIKDVQKEENELKGTIRSFKEKVRELQLGEEYYYNLVEREIGKTLLLNGNDLFILNGWLEEERIPELNSLLDEQVGKENYVVIADEIKFKDYAKVPVVLKNNKLVKPFESITEMYSMPKYDDVDPTPFMMPFYFVFFGMMSADLGYGILLWVATLVASKLFKLEKSMQNFVQLFHYLSYSVIAWGFIYGSFFGYDLPFQLLSITNDVITILILSVVFGFIQLVYGLILNGGIKWRKHQRAASYIDGTAWALILLGVGLLVINMTFWNNDLVQTISYVVIIANVIGIILMTMLASDNKAAGFGLGLYNIYGATNYIGDIVSYTRLMALGVSGGSIAVAFNSIVDIFPTALKFTIGALLFIVLHSLNIFLTYLSAYIHTIRLQYVEFFGKFYEGGGRALSPFKTFEKHIYLKNRTNK, encoded by the coding sequence ATGGCAATAGCTAAAATGAAACAAATGACACTTTTAGCTGAACAAGGAAATAAAGATTCTTTATTAAAGGCAGTACAAGAATTGCAAAGACTTGAATTAGTTGAATTATCTACTTTAGAAGAACCTGAATTACTTGAATATTATTCAACAGATACAGCACCTCAAAAACGTGTTATCTATGAGGAAAAGTTAAAAGAAATTCAAGGAGTATTGCTTTTTTTAAAACAACATATTGCTAAACCAGGTATGATTGAAAAATTAAAAAAAGGTCGTGAAGAGTATACTCTTGAAGACCTTGAACAGTATGTCGCTAATTCTGATTTGAAGCAAACAATCACTGAATTAGAAAAAAATGAAAAACGACTAGTTGAGTTAGATCAGATGAAAAAAAATCTTAATGAAAAAGAAGAGTTTTTTCGTAAATGGCAGAATATGAATTTCAATCCCAATGATTTGAAATCATTTCAGCTAATGTATGGGACTGTTGGCAGCATAGCTTCTGGTAATGTTGAATCTTTTGAAGAAGCAGTCGCAGCAGTAGAAAACAGCTATTTTAAAAAGATATTTCATTATAAAGATGAAGCTTCTTATTTAATTTTAGTACCGTCAAATTTAGCATCTTTAACGGAAGAAGTTTTTGATCAATTTCAATTATCAAGACTTGTTTATCCATATAAGATGCACCCACAAGATGAACTAAAGACGGCGCTTAAAGAAATTAAAGATGTACAAAAAGAGGAAAATGAACTTAAAGGTACAATAAGGTCATTTAAAGAAAAAGTAAGAGAGTTGCAACTAGGCGAGGAATATTATTATAATTTAGTTGAAAGAGAAATTGGAAAAACCTTGCTGCTAAATGGTAATGACTTATTTATTTTGAATGGTTGGTTAGAAGAGGAACGAATTCCTGAATTGAATAGCCTTTTAGATGAACAGGTTGGGAAAGAAAATTACGTTGTTATCGCGGATGAAATTAAATTTAAGGACTACGCTAAAGTGCCAGTCGTCTTAAAGAATAATAAATTAGTGAAACCTTTTGAAAGCATTACAGAAATGTACAGTATGCCTAAATATGATGATGTAGACCCTACTCCGTTTATGATGCCTTTTTATTTTGTCTTTTTCGGAATGATGAGTGCTGATTTAGGGTATGGAATATTACTCTGGGTAGCAACTTTAGTCGCTTCAAAATTATTCAAGCTTGAAAAGAGTATGCAAAACTTTGTTCAACTCTTTCATTATTTATCTTATTCAGTCATAGCTTGGGGATTTATTTATGGGAGTTTCTTTGGGTATGATTTGCCATTCCAATTATTGTCCATTACGAATGATGTAATCACCATTTTAATCTTATCTGTTGTATTTGGATTTATCCAATTGGTCTATGGGTTGATTTTAAATGGTGGTATAAAATGGCGTAAACATCAAAGAGCAGCTAGTTATATTGATGGAACAGCATGGGCTCTTATTCTATTAGGAGTTGGTCTTTTAGTAATCAATATGACGTTCTGGAATAATGATCTTGTACAAACCATTTCTTATGTTGTGATTATTGCAAATGTCATTGGAATTATCTTGATGACTATGTTGGCATCTGATAATAAAGCAGCTGGTTTTGGTTTAGGTCTTTACAATATTTATGGCGCAACCAATTATATTGGAGATATAGTAAGTTATACTCGTTTAATGGCATTAGGAGTTTCCGGTGGGAGTATTGCGGTAGCATTTAATTCTATTGTAGATATTTTTCCAACGGCATTAAAATTCACAATCGGTGCCTTATTATTTATCGTCTTACACTCACTAAATATCTTCTTAACATATTTAAGTGCGTATATTCACACAATAAGACTTCAATATGTTGAATTCTTCGGTAAATTCTACGAAGGAGGAGGAAGAGCGTTAAGTCCTTTTAAAACTTTTGAAAAACATATATATTTAAAAAATAGAACCAACAAATAA
- the thiT gene encoding energy-coupled thiamine transporter ThiT, with the protein MRSDRLRVWIEGTVFAALAIVLSLIPTNIGTGFTISLGMIPLTLFAFRYGFIAASGAGFLWGILHFLIGTASILHPVQGFIEYFVAFSFVGFAGIVRKPLYLAFKENNKVRQYQYIIIGTTIGTIARFFWHFIAGYYFWGSYAPEGMNPLWYSFIANGGSALATGIATSIVLGIMAKTTSTLFLIKR; encoded by the coding sequence TTGAGAAGTGATCGATTACGTGTTTGGATAGAAGGAACGGTGTTTGCTGCTTTAGCAATTGTATTGTCTTTGATTCCAACTAATATTGGAACGGGTTTTACTATTTCTTTAGGGATGATCCCTCTAACATTATTTGCTTTTAGATATGGCTTTATAGCAGCTTCAGGAGCGGGTTTTCTATGGGGAATATTGCATTTTTTAATTGGGACCGCTAGTATCTTGCATCCAGTACAGGGTTTTATAGAATATTTCGTTGCCTTTTCATTTGTTGGATTTGCAGGTATTGTTAGGAAACCTTTATATCTTGCTTTTAAAGAGAATAATAAAGTTAGACAGTATCAATACATTATAATAGGAACAACGATTGGCACAATTGCTCGTTTCTTCTGGCATTTTATCGCAGGCTATTATTTTTGGGGAAGCTATGCTCCAGAAGGCATGAATCCATTATGGTACTCTTTCATTGCGAATGGCGGAAGTGCATTAGCAACAGGAATAGCCACAAGTATCGTTTTAGGTATCATGGCTAAGACTACTTCAACGCTATTTCTGATAAAAAGATAG
- a CDS encoding GNAT family N-acetyltransferase, protein MDGVEGLILLEATVGDIQMIENYVIEENAYTVMPMDAMTESLHEYEKYPILILDKKKMVGFFILQTGKSILKYTSNPHAILLKNHSVDKRYQKKGYGKASMEKLPEFIKRNFSSINEIILLIDYENISGQMMYLKSGFKNTGNKVKESDEYKFVYAKHITN, encoded by the coding sequence ATGGATGGAGTAGAAGGACTTATATTACTAGAAGCAACTGTAGGCGATATTCAGATGATAGAAAATTATGTAATAGAGGAAAACGCATATACGGTGATGCCAATGGATGCGATGACAGAAAGCTTGCATGAATATGAAAAATACCCAATTCTAATTTTAGATAAAAAGAAGATGGTGGGTTTTTTTATCCTTCAAACAGGAAAATCTATTCTAAAGTATACTTCAAATCCCCATGCAATCTTGTTAAAAAACCATTCAGTTGACAAGCGCTATCAAAAAAAGGGATATGGAAAAGCGTCAATGGAAAAGTTGCCTGAATTCATAAAAAGAAATTTCTCTTCTATTAATGAGATCATTTTATTAATTGATTATGAAAACATCAGTGGACAAATGATGTATTTAAAATCAGGGTTTAAAAATACCGGAAATAAAGTTAAAGAATCAGATGAATATAAGTTTGTCTATGCTAAACATATAACGAACTAA
- a CDS encoding HD domain-containing protein produces MLTKAQKSIIKNTEEYVYQLLKDDASGHDWWHIQRVRNLARKIAENEQEDVNLFVCEIAALLHDVADGKLNKSEADGEYKVRNWLSQYSLTNKELQQIMGIILHMSYKGGTNKVVLSSIEGKIVQDADRLDAIGAIGIARTMTYSGSKNRLIHDPAKKARGDHLTLEEYRSGEDTAIMHFYEKLLKLKNGMNTTVGKALAEKRHSYMEDYLEEFFAEWDGER; encoded by the coding sequence GTGTTAACAAAAGCGCAAAAATCAATAATAAAAAACACAGAAGAGTATGTATATCAATTGTTAAAAGATGATGCTAGTGGTCATGACTGGTGGCATATCCAGCGAGTCAGAAATTTAGCTAGAAAGATAGCTGAAAATGAACAAGAAGATGTAAACCTTTTTGTTTGTGAAATAGCAGCTCTCTTGCATGATGTAGCAGATGGAAAGTTGAATAAATCAGAAGCCGATGGAGAATATAAAGTTAGAAACTGGTTGTCACAGTATTCATTGACGAATAAAGAGCTTCAGCAAATAATGGGAATTATCCTTCATATGTCTTATAAGGGCGGAACAAATAAAGTAGTATTGTCTTCTATAGAGGGTAAAATTGTTCAAGATGCAGATCGCTTAGATGCAATTGGCGCAATTGGAATAGCACGAACAATGACTTATTCAGGATCAAAAAACCGCTTGATTCATGATCCGGCAAAAAAAGCACGTGGCGATCATCTTACATTAGAAGAATATCGTTCTGGTGAAGATACTGCTATTATGCACTTTTATGAAAAATTATTAAAACTAAAAAATGGCATGAATACAACTGTTGGTAAAGCATTAGCAGAAAAAAGACATAGTTATATGGAGGATTATCTGGAGGAATTTTTCGCTGAGTGGGATGGGGAAAGGTGA
- the cls gene encoding cardiolipin synthase, giving the protein MNIIIYILLGIFILNTILAIITVFREKRDIAATWAWLLVLILLPGIGFIFYLFIGKKLTRDKIFDIKSQENIGMPELVQAQKDILAEDEDLLSAKQATENAKEMASLFLESDESILTKGNKVEIFTDGAKKFDSLIEDISKAEHHIHMIYYIIHDDKVGNRVLKALEERAAAGVDVLVIYDALGSRSLKPSFFKTLKKLGGKAESFFGSKLPIINLRFNYRNHRKIVIIDGKIGYTGGFNVGDEYLGEYKKFGYWRDTHLKIQGNAVLALQSRFLMDWNAAVPKHKLEYEENYFPLIDKKGHSNVQVVSSGPDSDFEQIKKGYIKMISMAKESVFIQTPYFVPDDSVLESIQIAVMSGIDVKIMIPNKPDHPFIYRATMYYAAAMVAVGAEVYIYDNGFLHAKTVVVDGDICSIGTANFDIRSFKLNFEVNVFIYDFEIAQQQQNSFYEDMKNSYLLTQEMLDNQSKWLKLKQTFSRLFSPIL; this is encoded by the coding sequence ATGAACATAATTATATACATACTTTTAGGCATTTTTATTTTAAATACTATTTTGGCTATTATCACGGTATTTCGTGAAAAACGTGATATTGCTGCTACTTGGGCATGGTTGCTCGTATTGATTCTTTTGCCAGGAATTGGCTTTATCTTTTATTTATTTATTGGTAAAAAATTGACTCGTGATAAAATATTTGATATCAAATCCCAAGAGAATATTGGAATGCCAGAGCTTGTTCAAGCTCAAAAAGATATTCTTGCAGAGGATGAAGATTTGCTATCTGCTAAACAAGCTACAGAAAATGCAAAAGAAATGGCTAGTTTATTTTTAGAAAGTGATGAATCCATTTTAACCAAAGGAAATAAGGTTGAAATATTTACCGACGGTGCCAAAAAGTTTGATTCATTGATTGAAGACATTTCTAAAGCTGAACACCATATTCATATGATTTATTATATTATTCATGATGATAAAGTAGGTAACCGTGTTCTTAAAGCACTGGAAGAACGTGCAGCAGCAGGGGTTGATGTTTTGGTCATTTATGATGCATTAGGTTCTCGATCATTGAAACCTAGCTTTTTTAAGACACTAAAAAAATTAGGTGGAAAAGCTGAGTCTTTTTTTGGATCGAAACTTCCAATTATTAATTTACGATTCAACTATCGTAATCACCGTAAAATTGTTATTATCGACGGGAAAATCGGTTATACTGGTGGATTTAATGTTGGAGATGAATATTTAGGTGAATATAAAAAATTTGGCTACTGGCGAGACACACATCTGAAAATTCAAGGTAATGCGGTTCTAGCACTTCAAAGTCGTTTCTTGATGGATTGGAATGCAGCTGTTCCTAAGCACAAGTTGGAATATGAAGAAAACTATTTCCCTTTGATCGATAAAAAAGGGCACTCAAATGTTCAAGTTGTATCAAGTGGTCCTGATTCAGATTTTGAACAAATCAAAAAAGGGTACATCAAAATGATCAGTATGGCTAAAGAATCTGTTTTTATTCAAACACCTTATTTTGTACCAGATGACTCAGTGTTAGAGTCCATCCAAATTGCTGTTATGTCTGGTATTGATGTAAAAATTATGATACCGAATAAGCCAGATCATCCTTTTATATACCGAGCAACAATGTATTATGCTGCAGCAATGGTAGCGGTTGGAGCAGAAGTTTATATTTATGATAATGGATTTTTGCATGCTAAAACGGTAGTTGTTGATGGAGATATTTGTTCAATTGGTACAGCAAATTTTGATATTCGAAGTTTCAAGCTGAACTTTGAAGTAAACGTATTTATTTATGATTTTGAAATTGCGCAACAACAACAAAATTCTTTCTATGAAGATATGAAAAATAGTTATCTATTAACACAAGAAATGCTAGATAATCAGTCTAAATGGTTGAAATTGAAACAAACTTTTTCACGATTATTTTCTCCAATATTATAA
- a CDS encoding betaine/proline/choline family ABC transporter ATP-binding protein (Members of the family are the ATP-binding subunit of ABC transporters for substrates such as betaine, L-proline or other amino acids, choline, carnitine, etc. The substrate specificity is best determined from the substrate-binding subunit, rather than this subunit, as it interacts with the permease subunit and not with substrate directly.) — MIEFKNISKVYKGGKKAVDNINLTFNDGEFIVFIGTSGSGKTTSMRMINRMIEPTSGQILIDGEDIMEKDPVQLRRKIGYVIQQIGLMPHMTIYDNIVMVPKLLKWSEEEQRESAERLLAKVDMPKEFLARYPGELSGGQQQRIGVIRALAADQDIILMDEPFGALDPITRDALQELVKELQKEMGKTFIFVTHDMDEALKLADRIVIMQNGRVVQFDTPDNILAEPANQFVEDFIGEDRLIMARPNIQTVDQVMIKNPVSVTPGKTLSEAIRLMRDKRVDSLFVTDDSGVLKGYVDIEIINRNRKHATSVGDIMKEEVSFVREGTFLRDTVQKILKRGFKNIPVVDDKNRLIGLVTRTSLVDIVYDTIWGEEEEKGEKVSALETTSPEEIND, encoded by the coding sequence TTGATAGAATTTAAAAATATTTCCAAAGTATATAAAGGTGGAAAAAAAGCCGTTGATAATATTAACCTCACATTTAATGATGGAGAGTTTATTGTTTTTATTGGTACAAGTGGAAGTGGTAAAACAACTTCAATGAGAATGATAAATCGAATGATCGAGCCAACGTCAGGTCAGATTTTAATTGATGGAGAAGATATTATGGAGAAAGATCCTGTTCAATTAAGAAGGAAAATTGGTTATGTTATTCAACAAATCGGCCTAATGCCTCACATGACAATCTATGACAATATTGTGATGGTTCCTAAACTATTAAAATGGTCAGAGGAAGAGCAGCGAGAATCCGCTGAACGACTACTTGCAAAAGTAGATATGCCAAAAGAATTCCTAGCGCGCTATCCAGGTGAACTTTCAGGAGGACAACAGCAAAGAATTGGTGTTATTCGTGCCTTAGCAGCTGATCAAGATATTATTTTGATGGATGAACCATTCGGAGCACTGGATCCAATTACTAGAGATGCTTTACAAGAATTAGTAAAAGAGCTACAAAAAGAGATGGGGAAAACATTTATTTTTGTGACTCATGATATGGATGAAGCTCTAAAATTAGCTGATCGTATTGTTATTATGCAAAACGGACGCGTAGTACAATTCGACACGCCCGATAATATATTGGCTGAACCGGCTAATCAATTTGTAGAAGATTTTATTGGCGAGGATCGATTGATCATGGCTAGGCCAAATATCCAAACAGTAGACCAAGTGATGATAAAGAATCCAGTCTCAGTAACTCCTGGGAAAACTCTTTCAGAAGCTATACGTTTGATGAGAGATAAACGAGTAGATTCGTTATTTGTTACGGATGATTCGGGTGTCCTAAAGGGATATGTAGACATTGAAATAATCAATCGTAACCGCAAACACGCTACAAGTGTAGGGGATATTATGAAAGAAGAAGTTTCTTTTGTCCGAGAAGGAACCTTTTTGAGAGATACTGTTCAAAAAATATTGAAACGTGGATTTAAAAATATTCCAGTTGTTGATGATAAAAATCGATTAATTGGTCTGGTTACTCGTACATCATTAGTGGATATTGTTTACGATACAATATGGGGCGAAGAAGAAGAAAAAGGCGAAAAAGTTAGTGCACTTGAAACGACCAGTCCTGAGGAAATTAATGATTAA
- a CDS encoding ABC transporter permease, protein MAEFFATNGSDLLLKTWEHFYISAFALLLGVIVAVPLGVMLTRFEKSAKFIIGLATILQTVPSLALLALMIPLFGIGKVPAIAALFIYSLLPILRNTYIGMNGVDVNLRDAGKGMGMTNLQMIRRVELPQAAPVIMAGVRLSGVYVISWAALASFIGAGGLGDFIFNGLNLFIPSLIIGGTIPVTILALLTDFGLGKLEKKVTPRTVQGNE, encoded by the coding sequence ATGGCTGAATTTTTTGCAACAAATGGCTCTGACTTGCTCCTGAAGACATGGGAACATTTTTATATTTCAGCATTTGCGTTATTGCTAGGTGTAATCGTAGCTGTCCCTTTGGGGGTAATGTTAACGAGATTTGAAAAAAGCGCCAAATTTATTATTGGTCTAGCTACCATTCTACAAACCGTCCCATCTTTAGCATTACTAGCTTTAATGATTCCATTGTTTGGAATTGGAAAAGTACCGGCAATCGCTGCATTATTTATCTATTCATTATTGCCTATTTTGAGAAATACTTATATTGGTATGAATGGAGTAGATGTTAATTTACGTGACGCAGGTAAAGGGATGGGAATGACCAATCTACAGATGATTCGTCGTGTTGAGTTACCTCAAGCTGCGCCAGTTATTATGGCAGGAGTCCGGTTATCAGGTGTTTATGTTATATCTTGGGCTGCTTTAGCATCATTTATAGGTGCTGGAGGATTAGGTGATTTTATCTTTAATGGATTAAATCTTTTTATTCCCAGTCTAATTATTGGTGGGACCATCCCTGTAACTATTCTTGCACTGTTAACAGACTTTGGACTAGGAAAATTAGAAAAGAAAGTAACACCTAGAACTGTGCAAGGAAATGAATAG
- a CDS encoding COMM domain-containing protein: MKKNTVEEQVHPFNFLQKKFFLSNATNEMAFFPQMPKEQITFFLNQAFTKKKKITLQLNQLKNRSYLTEATGYIRYTPFKKSQIVLENPLTHVTYLIHPSDIRYIRLP, translated from the coding sequence ATGAAAAAAAACACAGTAGAAGAGCAAGTTCATCCCTTTAACTTTTTGCAAAAAAAATTCTTTTTATCTAATGCAACCAATGAAATGGCTTTTTTTCCGCAAATGCCTAAAGAACAGATTACTTTTTTCTTGAATCAAGCTTTTACTAAAAAGAAGAAAATCACTTTACAATTGAATCAATTAAAAAATAGATCATATTTAACTGAAGCTACTGGTTACATTAGATACACTCCTTTTAAAAAATCACAAATTGTTTTAGAAAATCCTCTTACTCATGTGACTTATCTGATCCATCCCAGTGATATAAGGTATATCCGACTACCTTAA